A region of Coccinella septempunctata chromosome 5, icCocSept1.1, whole genome shotgun sequence DNA encodes the following proteins:
- the LOC123314542 gene encoding leucine-rich repeat-containing protein 27-like encodes MTEYDIIADHSKQELTEIPKNVLGMFNLKMLYLQGNSIEYLPDDFFTVLSKLNWLDLRNNKLRFIPKSIAHHEHLENLLVSNNYLEKLPNELGLAPKLKVLHISMNPLIYPSRSIVNEGIQAICAYLRDRYLIENSKEGEADTISRPDADCLNTRRSSDSSLYTDASNEDQELESQAINCRAVSKNTRKPKIRRRFPERTPIITITSLSKPVDVSSSVSNLEIATTVQSSQEIPDDKHIVHEITRGPSQISLKSYYKKNSDKEKKENAQYTISDAQLKQHWLEKLQMILSEQERILQQEKNLMSLKNWREEKRLESPRRVNLEDLPKPPYDVQEEYMVMDSRADLLNRELERFIQKGTNTPREINIPNLIGELVNQLKELEVQCEKEQSPRTDIQEAAKQIKTIIGLQQRIQNLQEANDKSVSNL; translated from the exons ATGACTGAATACGATATCATCGCCGATCATTCTAAGCAGGAATTGACTGAAATCCCGAAAAATGTCCTCGGTATGTTCAATTTGAAGATGCTTTATCTTCAGGGCAATTCCATAGAATACCTCCCAGACGATTTCTTCACCGTTTTGAGCAAACTGAACTGGCTGGACCTGAGGAACAACAAGTTGAGGTTTATACCGAAGAGTATCGCGCATCACGAGCACCTCGAGAATTTGCTGGTATCCAACAACTACCTGGAAAAACTACCAAACGAACTCG GTTTGGCGCCAAAACTGAAAGTTCTTCACATCTCCATGAACCCTTTGATCTACCCAAGCCGATCCATCGTCAATGAGGGAATCCAGGCAATCTGCGCGTATCTAAGGGACCGCTATTTGATAGAGAATTCCAAAGAAGGGGAGGCCGACACTATTTCAAGACCTGACGCCGATTGCTTGAATACCAGGAGATCTTCAGATTCGTCTCTGTATACAGACGCTAGTAATGAAGATCAAGAACTTGAATCACAGGCGATTAACTGTAGAGCTGTTAGCAAAAACACAAGAAAGCCTAAAATCAGACGGAGGTTCCCAGAACGAACACCAATTATAACGATAACGA GTCTTTCTAAGCCAGTCGATGTATCATCGAGTGTATCAAATCTAGAAATCGCAACCACTGTACAGTCCTCCCAAGAAATCCCAGATGACAAGCATATAGTACATGAAATAACCAGAGGTCCATCCCAGATCAGCCTGAAATCTTATTATAAGAAGAACAGTGATaaagaaaagaaagaaaacGCACAGTACACAATTTCGGACGCTCAACTCAAACAGCATTGGCTGGAGAAGCTGCAGATGATTTTGAGTGAACAAGAAAGGATTCTACAACAAGAAAA aaatctGATGTCGTTGAAGAATTGGCGTGAGGAGAAGAGATTAGAGAGTCCACGTAGAGTGAATCTGGAAGATCTCCCCAAGCCTCCATACGACGTTCAAGAGGAATACATGGTGATGGACTCCAGGGCTGATCTGCTGAACCGGGAGCTAGAGAGATTTATCCAAAAGGGGACGAACACCCCTAGGGAAATCAATATTCCCAATTTGATTGGAGAATTGGTAAATCAATTGAAGGAGCTGGAAGTGCAGTGCGAAAAGGAACAATCGCCAAGGACAGACATTCAGGAAGCAGCTAAGCAGATCAAAACG ATCATAGGATTGCAACAAAGAATCCAAAACCTTCAAGAAGCGAACGATAAATCCGTTTCAAACCTTTGA